Sequence from the Meriones unguiculatus strain TT.TT164.6M chromosome 5, Bangor_MerUng_6.1, whole genome shotgun sequence genome:
CACTTTGTCCACAGCTGACGACTGTCTCGTGCACGGCGTGGCCTTTGACAGCTGGCAATGGCCGGCGCTGCACAGCACGGAGAGGGGAGGTCTAGGGCTCTGGGGATctgagagcccagagagaggcGTGGCATGTGCCAGTGGAACGTGGTGGCTGCAGCCTGGAGAGACACGGAACAGGGTGGAGGTTTGGAGCAGACACAGGAGAGGACCGCTGCAGGGGGCAGCAGCTCAGAGAAGACGGCTGTTCGCTGTTTGCTGCGACAGAGGTTTGGTACAGCCCTAAAGAACCCTAAACAAACAGCTGGGACAAGTAAAGGGtctgtgtcccctctccccactaaccttctctttcCTACTTAGGGCTGgggttggaaggaaggtagaggccTAAATAGAGCTTTAAAAAACGAGCACTAGTTTTGGGGTTGAGTCAGGatttcactgtgcagccctggctggcctggaacttgctttgtagcccagactaaccctgaactcacaaagacctgcctgcttctgccccctgagcactgggaacaaaggtgtgtaccaccacacctggtggtTGCTGAGTCCTGGCCCTCAACCTTTACCAGTCAGAGGCAAGACGGTCACCAGGGAGAACGGCAGGAACACGACACAATGTCAGGACAGACTTGTGGCTTGTGATTTCCTCAGCACCAGAGAAACCAGAGTTGGAGAGATGAGGTGAAAATTATCAGCTACGGAGACAGCGACCCCACaggctggggatacagctcagtgacaCAGCAATTAGCTACCATTcataaggacctgggttcaaatcctagcaaaacacacacacacaacaacaacaacaacaaccaagccCTACATTCCAGCCTCCCTGGTTCATAGCAACTTAAGTTTTAGCATCTAAAATGTCACTAGCCAAGTACCATCCTTGAGAGTACTGAGGAAAGTCATCAAAGGACTTACCCAGAACTCCAACAAGGAGAGGGGTATTCAAATCCCACAATCCTCTGACCTTCGTAGAAGGCATTCTGACTGCAAATGAAGCCCTTGGCTCCACCCCCGTGTTTCCCTCTAGCCAGGACCACTCCTGAGTACAGGCCTAGCCCAACTGGACCACTCTGAGCAGGAGGAGCTACTTTTCCACTTGGACTGTTGGGAACATCTTCCCCATGTGGGAAGAGGAGAGCACCTCCAAGAGCTGTCAGCAAACACCGGGACTAAGCTCTGAGAATAGAGAGCTGCTCACGGACTGAACCTCACTCCTGGAGGCATTTCAACAGACCTCAGTCAAGACCAGAAATCCCAAGAATTCGCAACAGGAGCCCCCCTTGACACTGATGTGGAGTGAGTTTTGGCACAGGCTTTGTGACTTGCATTGTTTCTTACTGCTCTGCTGCCTCGGTTTCCCTGTTTTAGTAAATGTTAACCTGAGAGACCCAAGTCTGATGGAAAGACAATGGTCAATGCATTAGAGAGCTAGCTCCAGAAACTGAAGATGCCCAGGGGTGGGACAGAGCTTCCTAACTGGGCTCCCCTCCCCCTTGCTCAGTGGCTCACTGCGCATGCACACAGGGAGCGGCGCTTCCCGCAGCACTGGAGAGGGCCTCCAGCTGTGGCACACGCAGATTCTTCAGCAGTCGTCCCAGCCCGTCCTGAGCTAGCTGGCCCAAGTCCCACTCTCAGACCCACACAGACAGCGGTGAAGCACAAGTTGCTTTAATCAAGGGGTGAAGTCCTCAGCCAAGGAGACTTCACTCAATCTTTAGTGGAGGGGTGTCAGCCCCACTCCAATGCCCTGAGGCCCCTCGGGAAAGAGGGAGCAGCTGAATAGCAACTATGGAAGAGGCCAGGGGTGGCCAGGCGAACCCAGGTTACAGAAGCAGCAGGACCCTGGCCAGACCAGGCAAAGCTGAACCACGCAAGAACTTAGCCTGCGGTTCAGGCCGGGAGTGGCTGAGGTGGCTGTGCGTTGGGCAGTGGCACTGGGGGAGGGGACTGTGGGTCAGAGGGGATGGCATGAAGGAGTGCTCAGGAGATGAGGCGACTGTGGAGCTGGTGCAGCTGCTCCGGGGTCAGCACCAGGCGGTGTCGCTGTCCTAGGCCTGCTGCACAGGAAAAGGTCACTTTGCCCATGTAGACGGTGTCATCTTGCTGCTCTTCCTTGGCCttgtgtgggagagagagtgagaaccTCAGGTCAAGAACTTACTTGATTAGGGGCCACTGAAGGTCCCTGGGTACCAGCACTGTACCCAGGGAAACTGGGGTTTCTGAGTTCTGACACCACAGTAACACTTTTCAAATTAGAACAGGAGTCATCTAATTAGGTGATCTTGAGTCCCTCCTGGGGTAAAGGCCAGGCCAGGCCTTGCTTATACACTAGAGTATTCCAATCTCCATGGCTGAGAGCACGTCTGGGTTTTGTACAAGTAAGACTTCGCCCTTCAGATAAGCAGGGTGTGAGGCTGCGGGCTCAGACAattccaggaggaagaggaaaacccACAGGAGCACCCAGAATggtgccaccatgccccaccACACGCCCCTTACCCTGAGGAAGGCTGATGAAGGGAAGGTGGCAAAGTCAGTGGGAACGGTAGCTCCAGGACGCTGAGTTACTGTCTCCTTGAGGACCTCATCCTGgggagaggaacagagacagggCTCATTTAAGAGACCCGGCTGGTAGGTGAAGACCTCCTGAGTTTCACAGAGATAGTGGCTACAGGAGGGACTGTGGCAGCTGCAGGAGGGACAGTGGCAGCTGCAGGGGGGACGGTGGCAGCTACAGGGGGGCTGTAGCTCCTCCCACTGTGCTTCTGCTCTTGCCACCATCTAGCACCCCCATGCCTGTGACCTTTAGGAAGACACTGGCAAATGCTCTGCCCTCTGATGACTGCAGCTGAGGGAAACTGCAGCCACTCATCCCAAAGAACCGCTTGCTCAGCGCCGGTGGCAAATGCTCTGCCCTCTGATGCCTGCAGCTGACAGAAACCGCAGCCATGCATCCCAAAGAAACACTCACACAGCACTGGCGGCTCACCGGCCTAAAGGCGGCCCCAGTCAGGACTTTGTCGATGTGGAATTTGTCATCAGTTTCTAAAGCAGgaactctcccttccttccctcccgcCCGTTCCGCAATGTGCCACAAAGCACGGATCAGGCCCCGAGAACCCTCGCAAGTGCCTGGCTCCCCAAGGATAACCCAAGGGAGCACAGTGTGGGAAAGGCAGGCTGTGACTGACCTTAAGCTTCTCAATGGTGTCACTCAGGGACTTGAGCTGAGCCACTTGCTCCATAAGCTGAGCTGATGGACTCTTAGCAgctgtgaggagggagggaaagatgcTGAGGACACTAATGCCCAGACACGCAGCTGATGTATGGTCAGTAGCATCAGTACTGGGCCTACATATGACAGGCACTTCAGAGGGAAAGACCTGAGTCTGATGGGAAGCCTAACCTCAGCTcctgggagacagagataggaggattgcaagttcaaggcttgcctaGGCAACTTACTAAGACTTCGTCTCAAACAAAagcataaaacatttaaaaagtgcaGGGtacggtagcacatgcctttaatcccagaactcagagaggcagaaacaggtggatttctgagttcaagtccagcctggtctacacagcaagttccaggacagccagggccacacagagaaaccctgcctcaaacaaaccaaacacaaataaaaatattaaaaagtaaaaaactgGGGCTACAGAACACTAGCCTAGTAAGCTTGAGACCCTCAGTTGAACCCCCcagtatgaaaaaaagaaaggggagacagaaaaggaaggagaaagagagagtggggagagaagaCGAGAATCAGGGAAACTGAAGTCTAGAGTCAAGGAAGCTTCTAGGGGAGCCTGGTGGGAGGAAGAGGCTGCTTCCAGCTGCTCAGGAGTGGGCAGGACATACCTGGGCTGGCTCGAGTGATATCTACTACATGGGTGTGTGTGCTCAGGCGATTCAGTGTCTCTAGTAGCTGGCTGGTCTTGCGATACAGTGCCCCAGCCGCAAGCTGACCACCAGGGCCCTCATGGGGTGGGAGGGAAAGCTTTGCAACATGCAGAGGGGGCAGAGCTGCCAAGGAGGCCTTCATCTGGGCTCCCTGTCAGGAGAGGGGAGGGCACAGAGTAAGTGCTCGGAGGGACGAGTGGCCTCTGCTGCCCATCAACGGGCAGGCCTGCCCCCAGCTCCGGCCCCATGGGCCCCATGGGCCCCATAAGTGGCTCACTTTGAGGATGCTGTTTTCATGCTGGAGCTGAGAGATGTGCAACCGCAGAGCCGAGATCTGCTGAAGCAGCAGCGGTGAGTCCTTCACGGGCCCCGGGCCTGGCACGGCGCCTGGAGCCTGCCCAGGAGCAAGCCCTGTGGAGAGCACATGGAATGCCGTCAGCCCTGCTGTGGGGGGTTGAAACTGTCCCCTTTGCcgttccccttccctccccccagcccCGTTCCCAGCGGCCTTGGTGAACCCCAGTGGGACAGCTGGAATAGGTCTCTACCTCGCTGCTGTTCCTCTGGAGAGCCCGTGGGGGagcagaaaagagagagggggttaGGTGACGTGGGGACACAAGATGAAGCAGAGCAACTCTGGGCACAACACACAGAAGACCCTGTTCCTCACCACTGAAACTTCCTCCctgagatctgcctctgcctttcggGTGTGGGCAGACATGTGTAAGGGAGCAAAGGTGGCAATGCCATGAGTCAGAGCACACTGAGGACGGCAGAGACTGAATGAGAGAAGCACTTGGGTGTggggctgctcctgcctcctgcctcatctccaGGAAAGGCTGCCCCTGAGCACCGAGTGCTCCAGGCTGCAAAGCTGAGGGAGAAGGTGCGAGCACACTGCCTGGCTCCTCAGGCTTCCCCCTCGCTCTGAGGCAGACGCTTTCCTTTTTTGATGGTGTGCTTCATTAATTCAGACGTAGAATTTGTTTAAGGGCCTGTACTGAAACAACTCAAAATGGTGAATCTACAGATTCCCTCTCAGAGAATGTGGAGCTGTCTCGGCGGAAGGGGCACAACATCGCAGAGGTACTTTTTGCCACCTCCTTGAATTGAGGTATCTACGACAGGATTTTGATGAGGGTAAGACCTCAGATGAGGTGAGCAATGAGGAAGGCCCGGGACCTTGGCAGTCTAATTATGGGGCTAGGAGATTGTCCTCCAGCGTACAGAATTGAAGGGGAACAGAAACAAAGCAAGGCAATGCCAATCAGAGGCAGCAGCTGAAAAGCTGAGCCTGGAAGACGGAAAAACTCCACATAAGGCTCCCTGACTGTATTACGAGGCCAAGAAAAGGTCAGAACAGAAGCTGTGAGCAAAACCGGGAGAATCTGCCATGGAAGAGAGAGAGTGAAGCCACGGAAATCCATGGAAGCATGAAATGGAGCAGGCAAGCTCAGAGACCATTAGACATTGGCTTCACACAAGGCCAGACACTCCAGCACTGTGGCCTGACCTCTCCTGAATACGGCAGATCCAGAAGGGACAGCTTCTAGAGCCTAACTCAGTGTTATTCTGACTTCATGCACACAGCAGGTCTCTGAACGTATCTTTCAGGAAAGTGAAAACCTGGTGCAAACAGGCAGAGTGAAACTGGGACAAGTACATTCCCGGATGAACACCTAAGGCAACGGGCACCGGAAGTCAAACCGATGGCACGCTGCCACTGTACTCACCACCAGCAATGCCAGAGACCAGGGTAGCAATGCCTGAGGGAGGGGGGCCCCGGAGCCCCTCAATCGTGCGCTTCGACTGGCTGTTCAGGCGCTGCTTTAGCTCTGCCTTTTCTGCCTCCAGCTGATCAATGTCAGCCTGGAGTGCATCCATTGTCTCCTCAAAGTCTCTGTGGAAGAGAACCGGGGCTGAGGTGTGTCCCTTCCGCACAGCCTCACATGACTTCCCAGTCCTGACAGCTGGCCCTTAGAGGCAACCTCAGCTACAGTTGGGGCGAGGCAGTGGAGGAGACTAGGGAAGGAAAAATGGGGTGGTCAACTACCAGGAAAAAGGAGCCACCAGCCACAGAAAGCTGCCAACaggaggaaggggtggaggactcAGGGCCCCAGGGTGCTGCCTGACTTTTCCTTCTTCCGCAGAAGGGCCTGAGTCTCCTCCAGCCGCGTCTGGACTTTCTCAATGCGCTCATCTGCATCCTTGGCGGCGCTGTCTAGCTTCTTCTCCAGGAGGCTCAGCCGCACGTTGGCCTCACTCAGCTCCTCCCCCTGGACAAGGTAATGCTTCAGCTTCCCAGCATCCTCCCAGAGCCGCAGGACCCGATTAGGCTATGGGATATGGGGCTCCCTCCCTGGTGATCCCCAGTTGTAGGTcccacttgcctctgctcccATACACCTTGATCCCCTCTCTTAGCACTTGGTGCTGCCCAGTCCTACCACACTTCCCAGCCTTCAccttacattttttaattaattaatttgttatgTGTAGTCTATGTACCCTGTATGTACCTGGCGCCCCCAGAGGCcaaagaaggcattggatcccctaggacTAGAGCTACAGATGGTGGTGAGTCCCCTGAAGAtaagctagtgctcttaactactgatgCACCTCTCCAGTCCACCGCACCTTAATCTTGAGTGACTTCTTCAACTCCTTGATCACCGTCTCTCGATCCTCAAGCTTCAAGCCCAGACCTTCAGCATCTGTGATCTCCGCACGCAGGGCTGCAGCCCGAAGTTCAACCGGAGGAGGCTAAAAGAGAGTGGGTCACGGTGTGGACGCAGGGGAAGGGGGATGGAGCACGTCAGGCAGTGGAGCAGGAGGACAGAACGGGTCAGATggtggatgaggggaagagggttAGAGTGGGTCAGATggtggatgaggggaagagggttAGAGTGGGTCAGATggtggatgaggggaagagggttAGAGTGGGTCAGATGGTGGAGGCAGAGCAAGAGCACTAGTGTCCTCCTTTCAGAGACATCCAGTCACGAGAAAATCATCCCGACTTCCAGGCAGGCTGCTCCGCTCTCTAGCCTCCCTACCCTCCACAATCAAGGCAGCTCTTCAAGTTGCACCCCTGCCGGCCACTGGGTCCCCAGAAACCTCCCCCTACCTTGCTGGGGGGGCCGCTCGGCATCATACTCGCCCTCCTGCATGGCCGTGGCCAGCTTGTTCATTGTGCTGATGAGGACGGTGCATGACTGGCGCAGACATTCGTAGGGGCTGCTGGACGGGCTCCCGTAGATCTGCAACAGCCACGGGCGGGCATGAAAGGCTGGCCTTGGCGCCGCTGCCGGGCCCACAGCCCCTGCCGGGCCCACAGCCCAAGGCTCCAGGCCAACCTGCTCGCTTGCTTTGAAAGCCAGTTCCTCCAGCGCAGCCACAGGCAGCCCCTCATTCTCTGCCAGGGGGGCAATAAGCTGGGCGGCCGCGGCTGCCACCTCCTGCAGAACAGCTACCACCCACGTCAAGTGCTTCCTGCAGTCGAGGAGTGTGTCAGACACCTGTGTGAAGGCTAGAGTCAAGAGCACAGTCTGCTCCAGCACCGTGGCTCCTAGCTTCCCTGCTCCAGCACCTTGTCTCTGAGCTTCCCATGGCTCCTAGCTTCCCAATTCAGTCCCCTGACCAGGTCCAGATCCTTATGTGCTGGGCCCCTCCTGTCTCCGCCCAGCTTCCCTCCCGCAAGGTCTCAGCCCTAAACCTGTGATCCAAAGGCCAACGCTGCTGGGATCCCAGGAGCATCTGTCCCCGGCATTCGCCTTCGGATCTTCTTGCAGAACTGGCGGATGTCACTGCATGATGTTTCCAGGTCTCGGAGAAGAAGGGCAATATCTGTTGCCTCCTGCCCACCCTACACAGGAAACAGCGAGGTTAGCATTAGCgctgggggaaaggggaggggagggatagGAACAAACCCCTCCGCTCCAGATGTGCTCTCACCTGCAAGAAGGCACGCAGCCGCCCCACCTCCACGCTCATACAGTCCAGGGCACTCTGGGTGAACTGTGCAGAAAGGAGCACGTGGTCTTAGCCCCTAACATGAGCTCTTTTGCCCCATCATCATCCCTAAGAAGTCCCGCATGCACATGGGTCCTCTACCTTCGCCGACCTCTCCATGTCCGTTCCTGCCCTCATCCCTACAGCAAGCTTAACCCCTGGTCTAGCATGTCACCTTAATGTGGTCAGCCAGCTGCATGGTGGAGTCCTCGGGCTGCTCAGCAAGGTGGATGCTGTACAGGTGCTGAGGAGGGACAACACAGAGGCGCCTTTAGCCACGGAGGGACAGGGCTAGGAGACTGCCCTTTCCCAAGCTAGAGCTCGAGTCCCGGACACTGTGCTCTTCAACAGCACAAAACTGTCCAAAACCTCCAGCAGTGACACCACAAACTAATTTCCCATCAGAGCAAACAAGAACAGAGATCTGTGGTGCAGGGCCATTATCCTAGTGTTGGGGAGTCTAAGACAAGgacatcaggagttcaaggccaacctgaactaCAGTGAAATACTGTCTTATAAAAGTGACCAGTGAGTTAGCTCAGCGGTAAAGATACTTGCTCCCAAGCCAAGCAACTGGAGTTCAATCCTCAAGACCCAAATGGTGGGAGCAAAGAGTCAACCTCCTCATGTACCCCTATGACCTCTGCATGTACACTGTGGCATGTgctacacatacacacgtgtgcacatacactgcacacacacacaaattttttacaatccaggcatgatggcatagacctattatcccagcacttgggaaggaggcaggaaggtcaggagttcatGGTTATCTTTGGCCAcatagcaagtttaaggccagcctgggttacacgaGACCCAGTCTCAAACCAACGAAGCAAAAGGACTGGGTCTTTCCCCTCCAACAACGAAACCAGAACAAACTGGGACTCAAGCAGCCAACCACGGACATAAAACCTTGTATATCCTAGCAAGAGCTCCCATTAGCTAGCCATCCCTCCTGCCCTGCCACTTCCCCCAGCCTCAGTTCTGGCCTCCGACCTGGTAGTACTTGATGGCCGTGGTGAGCGGCTCCACGTTGACAGTCTCATCCAGCTGGTCCTTGTGCAGCAGCTCAATGAGGAGATCTAAGGAGCGCTCGTGGGCACTCACCTCAGGGTAGAGGCTGCCCACCTTCTGGTACACATCCACACTGCACTGAGAGAGGGCACTAAAGACCAGAGGATGGCTCTGTGAGGCCAGGTCTCCAGGCCCTGGCTCAGTTCCAGCCAGGCCTGCAGCCACGGCCCTGGGCGGAAGGGACGGGGAAAGGGGTCTCTTACTGCTCATAGCGGTGCAGCGTGGCCTGCAGCAGGCTCAGTGAGTAAACCAGCCCCGCAGCAAAGCTCAGCTGCTCCCCAGCAGCTCCGCGCAGTCCAGGCCGCTCCGAACAGTTCTCGCTTAGGTCAAACTTCTCTTGGGCCTGCTTGCGGATGAGCTCTGCCTGCAGGGAGAAGATCAGGGTCCTAGAACTGGGAGAGAGGACAAAGCACGGATCCAGGAGCCCACGACCCAGCTGGGCAGCTTTGTGGAGGGGTGACTGCAAATGGAAGAGAAGCGCAGACAGCCCGCAGACGCTCAGGGGGCTGGCGGAGGAGCAGGGTCCTGCCAGGAGCCCGCAAATAAGGGAGCGAAGCGCAGTAGGACCCCGCGACGCTGTCGCTCTCACAGTCCGCCTGATTACCCTGCCTTTATCCCCAACCCCGGCCACCACTGGTCTGGCTGAAATGTCATTCTCCAGTAACCTCCACCTGAAGCAGATCAGCAACTGCCTCACAGGAGGCTGCTTCTCCTTTCTGGACAGCTTCTGACCTGGAAGGGACTGGATTCAGACCCCTCCTGTGGACACTAACACATGCTGAGTAGCTCATGTGAAGGGCACAGGGTCTGCATGCATCCTACATGCACACTCCTGAACACATTAAAGCACCTCTAGGCTACTGATGAGACCTACCATTAGCTAAGGGCTCTACCGGGTTGTTTCTCACGGTTCGTACAGTTTTTCTCCAGACATGTCTGGCCCGCAGCTGGTGGAATGCAGAGGCTCAGCTCCCGAAGGCGGCAGCTGGCTCGGCGTGCGCCGAGACCCTGCTGAGCGAGCGCACTCCACAACCCCGGGTACTCCGTGGGCGTACGGCGCCTCCCTCACATCCTCAACGCCTGCCTTGCAGCAAAGTTGATAGCTTTATTGCACACGCGACTGGCTGGCCATACCTTGCAAATGAGGCGGGGCATGAGGAGGAGCACCAGGACACAGTCGTGGTCTCCACCGGGCCGAAGGAAGCTGTCAGGCATGAAGGCCGTGAGCAGGGACATGTGCCGGTTGGCCTGGGCTACCTCCATCTGTCTCAGCTCCATCTCAATTGCCTGGAAGGTGGACAGGGAGGAGGGCTCTCAGTCTGGATGGAAAGCTGCAGTTCCACCAGGCCCCTTATTTCTAGACTAAACCCAGCCCAGGATTCTTCTACAACCACCACACAAAACACTCTAAATCCAGAGCCCCACCCCAAGATAGCGCACAGCTACTCCCCAACCTTGacaacccccctcccccgccccgggCTCTCTAACACCACCCCTGACTTTGAGGTGTCCACTTTCCTGACCTTGGCATGAGCCTTGGTCTCGGCAAACTTGATTTTGAAATCAAAAGTCTCTGGCGGTGGCTGCTGCTGCCTCTCCACAGAAGCCTCCTGCTGGTTTGTCAGCTCCCGATTGACATCCTGAGAACAGACAGTGAGGCCCCGTGGGTCCTGGGAGCCCTAGGGTGCTCTGGGCAGAGAACAGGGGCGAGGCAGGCACCTGTAGGTGGGCAGTCAGCTGGCGGTACTTCTTGATGGTTTGCTGATAGTCCGCAACCGTCTCCTGGGCTGCTTCCACACGCTTCTGGGCCTCCCGTACTCGGGCCCCGGCCATGTCCAGCTGCTCCCGGAGCTCCAGCTCCGTCTCGCGTGCATTCTCCTGCAGCTCATCGTTCATCTCGTTCATGGCTTCCTGGATGCCGCAAAGTTGGGAGAGTGCACAGGCAGGGTCAGGATGGCAGGGCCAGGATGGTCCGCTCGCCACAACCATCAGGGTCAGAAATCTGGGACTTGGTCTCCTCTTACCAAGTCCCCCACAGTCTCCCGCAATTCCCGCACTTTCTCTTCTAGATTCAGGTTCCGGTCAGTCAGCATCTCCACCATCTCCTCGGCACCCAGGGCAGCGTCCACCTGGGTGAAGGGGAATGGCCAGGGAGAAGCTGCTGTAAAGACCCAGAAGGAGAGGGGCAGCAGAAGCGGCAGTGCAGGGGCCTGGGGAAGGGCTGGGCTCTCACACCTGCTCTTTGAGCTCGTCGATGGTGCTCTCCGCCTGGCTCAGCTCCTCCTGAAGGCGCTCACGCTGCTGCCTCACAACCTCCAGCTCCTGGTTCTTCTTTTCCATGAGCTTCTGCAGCTTCACATGTTCCTgcttctctgaggaagagagATCTCGCATCCTGTGGAGGAGTGGAAGGAGCAAGGGAAGGAGTCAAAGAGAAGATGGATGGCAGATAGCATGTGGCAGTCACAAGGTAATGAGAGCTGACACCTGAGGCAGGAGAGGGACAGACAAAGGCCTACCTCACCAGGGCATCCTTTAGGCGGGCATTCTGCTCCTCTAGCTGCTTGAGCTGGTAGCTGGATGCAGCCCCATCAGAGCCTGTGAGAGCAGCACTGAGTCCATGCTGGGCCTGCTCCAGCAGCCAGGCCCCATGTTTCCCAGTTCCTTACCTTTCTCTTCGATCTCAGCCTTGAGGATCTCCAAGTCTGTGGTGAGCTCATCTACACGCTCCTTCAGCGCCTCCACCTCCTGCTGCAGAGACTCAGCCCGCTCTTCAGCCATCTCCTTGTCCAGAGTGGCCATCTCGATGGCGTCAGCTGTGTCTGCCATCTCCTCCATGTAGCGCTCTTTTGCCTCCAGTGCCTCCTTGGCTTCCTGGAGGTTGAAGACAGGTGGAGCAGGTAGAGTGAACCCCATGCTGCCCTTTTCTCTGGGCACCCTACATCCCAGCCTAGTTTCCAGTTCCACCTTGCCGGCACCAGCTCCAGACCGAGACCCACCTTCCGAGCCTCCTTGAGGCGCCGCTGCAGGTCCGCCTGCTGCTCCTGCATTTTGCTCTTCCATTCCTGCACCTGCTCCAGCTGGATCTTGTGCTTCTCCAGCTCTTTCAGCTTCGCCTTGTCTTCCGAGCGCTTTAGGCGCAGGGTCTCCAGTTTCTCCTCCAGGTCCCGCA
This genomic interval carries:
- the Dctn1 gene encoding dynactin subunit 1 isoform X1, which codes for MAQSKRHMYSRTPSGSRMSAEASARPLRVGSRVEVIGKGHRGTVAYVGATLFATGKWVGVILDEAKGKNDGTVQGRKYFTCDEGHGIFVRQSQIQVFEDGADTTSPETPDSSASKVLRREGAEAAAKTSKLRGLKPKKAPTARKTTTRRPKPTRPASTGVAGPSSSLGPSGSASAGELSSSEPSTPAQTPLAAPIIPTPALTSPGAAPPLPSPSKEEEGLRAQVRDLEEKLETLRLKRSEDKAKLKELEKHKIQLEQVQEWKSKMQEQQADLQRRLKEARKEAKEALEAKERYMEEMADTADAIEMATLDKEMAEERAESLQQEVEALKERVDELTTDLEILKAEIEEKGSDGAASSYQLKQLEEQNARLKDALVRMRDLSSSEKQEHVKLQKLMEKKNQELEVVRQQRERLQEELSQAESTIDELKEQVDAALGAEEMVEMLTDRNLNLEEKVRELRETVGDLEAMNEMNDELQENARETELELREQLDMAGARVREAQKRVEAAQETVADYQQTIKKYRQLTAHLQDVNRELTNQQEASVERQQQPPPETFDFKIKFAETKAHAKAIEMELRQMEVAQANRHMSLLTAFMPDSFLRPGGDHDCVLVLLLMPRLICKAELIRKQAQEKFDLSENCSERPGLRGAAGEQLSFAAGLVYSLSLLQATLHRYEHALSQCSVDVYQKVGSLYPEVSAHERSLDLLIELLHKDQLDETVNVEPLTTAIKYYQHLYSIHLAEQPEDSTMQLADHIKFTQSALDCMSVEVGRLRAFLQGGQEATDIALLLRDLETSCSDIRQFCKKIRRRMPGTDAPGIPAALAFGSQVSDTLLDCRKHLTWVVAVLQEVAAAAAQLIAPLAENEGLPVAALEELAFKASEQIYGSPSSSPYECLRQSCTVLISTMNKLATAMQEGEYDAERPPQQPPPVELRAAALRAEITDAEGLGLKLEDRETVIKELKKSLKIKGEELSEANVRLSLLEKKLDSAAKDADERIEKVQTRLEETQALLRKKEKDFEETMDALQADIDQLEAEKAELKQRLNSQSKRTIEGLRGPPPSGIATLVSGIAGEEQQRGLAPGQAPGAVPGPGPVKDSPLLLQQISALRLHISQLQHENSILKGAQMKASLAALPPLHVAKLSLPPHEGPGGQLAAGALYRKTSQLLETLNRLSTHTHVVDITRASPAAKSPSAQLMEQVAQLKSLSDTIEKLKDEVLKETVTQRPGATVPTDFATFPSSAFLRAKEEQQDDTVYMGKVTFSCAAGLGQRHRLVLTPEQLHQLHSRLIS
- the Dctn1 gene encoding dynactin subunit 1 isoform X2 — its product is MAQSKRHMYSRTPSGSRMSAEASARPLRVGSRVEVIGKGHRGTVAYVGATLFATGKWVGVILDEAKGKNDGTVQGRKYFTCDEGHGIFVRQSQIQVFEDGADTTSPETPDSSASKVLRREGAEAAAKTSKLAPTARKTTTRRPKPTRPASTGVAGPSSSLGPSGSASAGELSSSEPSTPAQTPLAAPIIPTPALTSPGAAPPLPSPSKEEEGLRAQVRDLEEKLETLRLKRSEDKAKLKELEKHKIQLEQVQEWKSKMQEQQADLQRRLKEARKEAKEALEAKERYMEEMADTADAIEMATLDKEMAEERAESLQQEVEALKERVDELTTDLEILKAEIEEKGSDGAASSYQLKQLEEQNARLKDALVRMRDLSSSEKQEHVKLQKLMEKKNQELEVVRQQRERLQEELSQAESTIDELKEQVDAALGAEEMVEMLTDRNLNLEEKVRELRETVGDLEAMNEMNDELQENARETELELREQLDMAGARVREAQKRVEAAQETVADYQQTIKKYRQLTAHLQDVNRELTNQQEASVERQQQPPPETFDFKIKFAETKAHAKAIEMELRQMEVAQANRHMSLLTAFMPDSFLRPGGDHDCVLVLLLMPRLICKAELIRKQAQEKFDLSENCSERPGLRGAAGEQLSFAAGLVYSLSLLQATLHRYEHALSQCSVDVYQKVGSLYPEVSAHERSLDLLIELLHKDQLDETVNVEPLTTAIKYYQHLYSIHLAEQPEDSTMQLADHIKFTQSALDCMSVEVGRLRAFLQGGQEATDIALLLRDLETSCSDIRQFCKKIRRRMPGTDAPGIPAALAFGSQVSDTLLDCRKHLTWVVAVLQEVAAAAAQLIAPLAENEGLPVAALEELAFKASEQIYGSPSSSPYECLRQSCTVLISTMNKLATAMQEGEYDAERPPQQPPPVELRAAALRAEITDAEGLGLKLEDRETVIKELKKSLKIKGEELSEANVRLSLLEKKLDSAAKDADERIEKVQTRLEETQALLRKKEKDFEETMDALQADIDQLEAEKAELKQRLNSQSKRTIEGLRGPPPSGIATLVSGIAGEEQQRGLAPGQAPGAVPGPGPVKDSPLLLQQISALRLHISQLQHENSILKGAQMKASLAALPPLHVAKLSLPPHEGPGGQLAAGALYRKTSQLLETLNRLSTHTHVVDITRASPAAKSPSAQLMEQVAQLKSLSDTIEKLKDEVLKETVTQRPGATVPTDFATFPSSAFLRAKEEQQDDTVYMGKVTFSCAAGLGQRHRLVLTPEQLHQLHSRLIS